The Leishmania braziliensis MHOM/BR/75/M2904 complete genome, chromosome 9 DNA window GTTCCTTCATCTCCACCTCGCGCAGCCCGGTGTCGGCCTTGAAGATGCCGTCCTTTGGGTCCACCATCATCGTCCAGATGCGCGTCAGCCCGGCGCGGCGGCCTTCCACGACGAGGTAGTGCGCGCGCACCGCGATGGTTTGCATAAACACGTCCTCGTTATGACCCACCAGCACCCTCGAGAAGTCGCTTGGCTGCTCGCGCGGTGCCATGACAAGCTTGTGGTTCACCGCCCCACCCTCGTTCGTAAGGATGAGAAGATGGCTAGCGCcatgcagctgcacgtcGTAGCGCACGCCTTTCTGGCGCGGCCGCACCATCTCAAGCGTATTGTGGGCATTGCCCTTGCGTAGATCAAGCAGGTGAATCTCTGTCGTCTCCGACGACTGCGAGCCGATGCAAAGCGTGTTTCTGTCTGCGGACTTGTAGATGAAGGCGCTGAATAGTGGGTTGTTTTCCTCGTAGAGGCAGACGTCCTCGGACTGCGGCTGGCCCATCACGTGGCGCCACACCTTGTTGTCGCGCAGTGTCTCATCTTTGGTCAGGTAGAAGAAGGACGTGTGGTCCAGGCCCCACACAATCTCGCCGTTCGTTCCGGTCACTGTATCAGCGATTTTTTCGCACGGGTTCGACACCTTCTTGAATTCAATGGCGTACACCTCGTTGCCGCTCACGTCTACCGAGAAGGCCACGAGGTCGTGCTCCTGCGGCGCCGGCTCCACTTCCATCACGTCACAGAACGGCTTGCCCTCGGCGACCTGGTTGACGTTGATGATGATCTGCTCCGCCGCGGGGTCGCCGGGCTTCTCACCTTTGGGTACGCGGCAGTAAATCTTGTAAGACTGACCTTTCACCTCGCGGGTGTAGTACAGGTATGGGCCATCCACGTAGGGCGCGGACATGTCGTCCTCCTTGATGTGCGAGAGGTGCTCTGCGTAGATGTCATCGCGTAGCTGCGCAatgtcggcgctgcgggcCTCAAAGTAGGCCTTCTCCTTGTTGAGATGCTCAATCACAGCCAAATCTTTTCGAGCGTCATCGCGCATCCAGAAGTACGGGTCCTCACGATAGCGTGGCGGGTTCATCGGGTTCGGGCCACggtcctccccctccacgtAGCCAAACGTGACGCAGTGCGGTTTCTTGGCGGCAATCGGCGGCTTCGCGCTGGTTGCGTTGGCGTTGTCCGACGACATCGATGGAGACTCAgcgacagagaaaaaagagacgcCAC harbors:
- the OPB gene encoding oligopeptidase b;with=GeneDB:LmjF09.0770, which gives rise to MSSDNANATSAKPPIAAKKPHCVTFGYVEGEDRGPNPMNPPRYREDPYFWMRDDARKDLAVIEHLNKEKAYFEARSADIAQLRDDIYAEHLSHIKEDDMSAPYVDGPYLYYTREVKGQSYKIYCRVPKGEKPGDPAAEQIIINVNQVAEGKPFCDVMEVEPAPQEHDLVAFSVDVSGNEVYAIEFKKVSNPCEKIADTVTGTNGEIVWGLDHTSFFYLTKDETLRDNKVWRHVMGQPQSEDVCLYEENNPLFSAFIYKSADRNTLCIGSQSSETTEIHLLDLRKGNAHNTLEMVRPRQKGVRYDVQLHGASHLLILTNEGGAVNHKLVMAPREQPSDFSRVLVGHNEDVFMQTIAVRAHYLVVEGRRAGLTRIWTMMVDPKDGIFKADTGLREVEMKEPIFTAHLVESQMAEYEEPTFRMEYSSLATPNTWFDVDPRDHSRTTVKVREVGGGFDPANYKVERRFATAPDQTKIPLSIVYHKDLDVSQPQPCMLYGYGSYGLCVDPKFSIQHLPYCDRGMIYAIAHIRGGSEMGRAWYEIGAKYLTKRNTFSDFIAAAECLVDAKMTTPSQLACEGRSAGGLLVGTVLNMRPDLFKAALAGVPFVDVMTTMCDPSIPLTTGEWEEWGNPNEYKYYDYMLSYSPVDNVRAQAYPNIMIQSGFHDPRVAYWEPAKWVTKLREYKTDNNEILLNMDMESGHFSAKDRYKFWKESAIQQAFVCKHLKSTVRMLSRR